A DNA window from Micromonospora sp. NBC_01739 contains the following coding sequences:
- a CDS encoding toxin glutamine deamidase domain-containing protein, which produces MTVLPSPIPHPLSYSPWDLPGWIYEALDWVVGMEWPEGDERAVWDLADKWYAVAASLAGPQTDASTAAGEVHQGYGGVGAVAAAFGDAWRRVADGEQAPLPVLLAVSHDLGRVVEECGCDIEAAKLEVWIELGILVVELLVLAVAAVLTAGAASPAAAGVIAATRFLVQQIFRRLLAQLARKSLKPGLKEVGERAAKQVTTSGARSLTRHLAKEGATEAAQEAGINLATQAYQQSTGRRHELNVSDLGADALGGLAGGAAAPLAGLGRHATGRGARMVEHLGREMTGEVIADQAASLATGQGLTSLEDAARAAVSGARGSVTGQADHALQARLDGQLAALSGSPLLPPAMPGPTTPGVPQGGGASMPPSPVTEGMIPAQRPPTEPFFTGPTDSTTLAGTPASPSSAGDLGSLSSAGTSGSLLSAGTPGSLSSAGEGGSGRVEAVDSRQGSVDRLVAGSPDRLVAGGEPPNPVDLDAATNRLTETAHSVPPSREASVGERHRSAEEAGPAAADVRPVAGSGGPAVEPGPALSTVGPQSVVSMPPPAVLTGLEGSGTGGSPVSTGPVSQSGTTGSPPAASVSTATGPAVGPVPGTPAVARPETGPTIGVPGRAEPPPGPPRSTLVDALAPASRATNPAERATPPTRPPGPDDRGPDRFAAEREALERRRYQGYFEAQRAQHEEARRSREISRLRVQADEHHQRASDFAAYARQLHHAGHRDASAGWQRAANAEARAYGRCLDLADAVASGAVVPDVVDVERPEDFHRINDDVGELAPGAIGTGDRSALTGDDHPPPIDRSRRYGQPGGLRPPLALHQLDVEQRVPRDEAGKVVRTPDPRVGDWFGLMNDGGPRADPTRGINCLDCTLSLYDTWVHGRPRVSAPRTFDAYQAGDVTRPLHGEQDGTGRVEDVTGGRFQRLCDGTATTPAELQRALDAGYRNLRDQLVLGGHGSFAFVVNHLEQGGSHIWVAVNQNGTVLYLDPQVGLVSDQPLYRHHGAAYPFNAIDADVLVLDGGARPMPLAGLRRGIYSQRPDLPAYPPAEEFQGYGEPYLNRVHLLGESS; this is translated from the coding sequence ATGACGGTGTTACCCAGCCCCATCCCGCACCCGTTGAGTTACTCCCCGTGGGACCTGCCCGGTTGGATCTACGAGGCCCTCGACTGGGTGGTCGGCATGGAATGGCCGGAGGGCGACGAGCGCGCCGTCTGGGATCTGGCCGACAAGTGGTACGCCGTGGCTGCCTCCCTCGCCGGGCCACAGACGGACGCGAGCACGGCGGCCGGCGAGGTGCATCAGGGTTACGGCGGGGTCGGCGCGGTCGCGGCGGCCTTCGGCGACGCCTGGCGGCGGGTGGCCGACGGCGAGCAGGCCCCGTTGCCGGTGCTGCTCGCGGTCAGTCACGACCTCGGGCGAGTGGTGGAGGAGTGCGGGTGCGACATCGAGGCAGCCAAGCTCGAAGTCTGGATCGAGCTGGGCATCCTGGTGGTCGAGTTGCTGGTCTTGGCCGTGGCGGCGGTGCTCACCGCCGGGGCGGCCTCCCCGGCCGCCGCCGGGGTGATCGCCGCGACCCGGTTCCTGGTCCAGCAGATCTTCCGGCGCCTACTGGCCCAACTGGCGCGTAAGTCCCTCAAGCCGGGCCTCAAGGAGGTCGGCGAGCGGGCGGCGAAGCAGGTGACCACGAGCGGTGCCCGCAGCCTGACCCGCCACCTGGCCAAGGAGGGGGCGACGGAGGCGGCGCAGGAGGCCGGGATCAACCTGGCCACCCAGGCGTACCAGCAGAGCACCGGCCGTCGGCACGAACTGAACGTCTCCGACCTGGGTGCCGACGCCCTCGGCGGCCTGGCCGGTGGTGCGGCGGCTCCGCTGGCCGGTCTGGGCCGACACGCCACCGGGCGGGGCGCGCGGATGGTCGAACACCTGGGGCGGGAGATGACCGGCGAGGTGATCGCCGACCAGGCCGCCAGCCTCGCCACCGGGCAAGGGCTGACCTCGCTGGAGGACGCCGCCCGGGCGGCCGTCTCGGGGGCCCGTGGCTCGGTCACCGGCCAGGCTGACCACGCCTTGCAGGCCCGCCTGGACGGGCAGTTGGCAGCGCTGTCCGGCTCGCCCCTGCTGCCGCCGGCGATGCCCGGACCGACTACCCCGGGGGTGCCGCAGGGCGGCGGTGCCTCGATGCCTCCGTCGCCGGTGACGGAGGGCATGATCCCGGCCCAGCGGCCCCCGACCGAACCGTTCTTCACCGGGCCGACGGACTCGACCACCCTGGCTGGCACGCCTGCCTCGCCCTCGTCGGCTGGCGACCTGGGCTCGCTCTCGTCGGCTGGCACCTCTGGGTCGCTCTTGTCGGCCGGGACCCCTGGCTCGCTTTCGTCGGCTGGGGAGGGTGGCTCGGGCCGGGTCGAGGCCGTCGACTCGCGGCAGGGCAGCGTGGACCGGCTGGTCGCGGGCAGCCCGGACCGGCTGGTCGCGGGTGGCGAGCCGCCGAATCCTGTCGACCTGGATGCCGCAACGAATCGGCTGACCGAAACGGCCCATTCTGTCCCGCCGAGCCGCGAGGCATCTGTGGGGGAGCGGCACCGTTCGGCCGAGGAAGCGGGCCCGGCTGCGGCCGATGTCCGGCCAGTCGCCGGGTCCGGTGGGCCAGCGGTCGAACCGGGTCCGGCCTTGTCGACGGTCGGTCCGCAGTCGGTCGTGTCGATGCCTCCTCCAGCCGTCCTCACCGGTCTGGAAGGGTCGGGAACGGGCGGTAGCCCGGTCTCGACCGGCCCGGTGAGTCAGTCGGGGACTACCGGCAGTCCGCCTGCGGCGAGCGTGTCGACAGCTACCGGACCGGCTGTGGGCCCGGTGCCGGGTACCCCGGCGGTGGCCAGGCCGGAGACAGGCCCCACCATCGGCGTACCCGGGCGAGCGGAGCCGCCACCCGGACCGCCCCGCTCCACCCTGGTCGACGCGCTCGCCCCGGCCTCTCGGGCGACCAACCCTGCGGAGCGCGCCACCCCGCCGACCCGGCCGCCGGGGCCCGACGATCGGGGACCTGACCGGTTCGCTGCCGAGCGGGAGGCCCTCGAACGACGCCGCTACCAGGGCTACTTTGAGGCGCAGCGGGCGCAACACGAGGAAGCCCGCCGGTCCCGTGAGATTTCTCGACTGCGAGTTCAGGCAGACGAGCACCACCAGCGGGCCAGTGACTTCGCCGCGTATGCACGCCAGTTGCACCACGCAGGCCACCGTGACGCCTCAGCGGGCTGGCAGCGGGCTGCTAATGCGGAGGCCCGGGCGTACGGGCGGTGTCTGGATCTGGCGGATGCGGTGGCCTCGGGTGCGGTCGTGCCCGACGTGGTGGACGTCGAGCGGCCGGAGGACTTCCACCGGATCAACGACGACGTCGGTGAGTTGGCCCCGGGTGCGATCGGCACCGGCGACCGTTCCGCCCTGACCGGCGACGACCACCCGCCGCCGATCGACCGATCCCGCCGGTACGGCCAGCCGGGCGGGCTCCGCCCGCCACTGGCCCTGCACCAGTTGGATGTGGAGCAGCGGGTGCCCCGGGACGAGGCCGGCAAGGTGGTGCGGACTCCCGATCCCCGGGTCGGGGACTGGTTCGGGTTGATGAACGACGGCGGGCCGCGCGCGGATCCGACCCGGGGCATCAACTGCCTGGACTGCACCCTGTCCCTCTACGACACCTGGGTGCACGGCCGCCCCCGGGTCTCCGCGCCCCGTACCTTCGACGCGTACCAGGCCGGTGACGTGACTCGGCCGCTGCACGGTGAGCAGGACGGCACCGGGCGGGTCGAGGATGTCACCGGGGGTCGCTTCCAGCGGCTCTGTGACGGCACCGCGACCACTCCGGCCGAACTGCAACGGGCGCTGGACGCCGGATACCGCAATCTGCGTGACCAACTGGTGCTGGGGGGCCACGGCAGTTTCGCCTTCGTGGTCAACCATCTGGAGCAGGGCGGTTCGCACATCTGGGTGGCCGTTAACCAGAACGGCACCGTGCTCTACCTGGATCCGCAGGTCGGGCTGGTCAGCGACCAGCCGCTGTACCGGCATCACGGGGCCGCGTACCCGTTCAACGCCATCGACGCGGACGTGCTGGTGCTCGACGGCGGGGCCCGGCCGATGCCGTTGGCGGGGTTGCGTCGGGGCATCTACAGCCAGCGACCGGATCTGCCCGCCTACCCGCCCGCCGAGGAGTTCCAGGGGTACGGGGAGCCGTACCTCAACCGGGTGCACCTGCTGGGGGAGAGCAGCTGA
- a CDS encoding YbaB/EbfC family nucleoid-associated protein: MALTDSANRDANRALRARFDEVYGQYQQLRSGLDELQTRLAQLRVTQRSDDGQVTATVGAQGELISVELSPAVYRDQDPKALSAKITATVRRAAAAATTATQDLVSSYLPARSGTADFLRTGDFDTLLGRADAVLRRSE; the protein is encoded by the coding sequence ATGGCGTTGACCGACAGCGCGAACCGTGATGCCAACCGTGCCCTCCGGGCCCGTTTCGACGAGGTGTACGGGCAGTACCAGCAGCTCCGGTCCGGTTTGGACGAACTCCAGACCAGGCTCGCGCAGTTGCGGGTGACTCAGCGCTCCGACGACGGTCAGGTGACCGCGACAGTGGGTGCCCAGGGGGAGCTGATCTCGGTGGAGTTGAGCCCTGCGGTCTATCGCGACCAGGATCCCAAGGCGCTGAGTGCGAAGATCACCGCTACGGTCCGTCGGGCCGCCGCCGCGGCGACCACGGCCACCCAGGATCTCGTGAGCAGCTACCTGCCGGCCCGGTCCGGGACGGCAGACTTCCTGCGTACCGGTGATTTCGACACCCTGCTCGGCCGGGCCGACGCGGTGTTGCGGCGGAGCGAATGA
- a CDS encoding SUKH-3 domain-containing protein: MIDREQAEQIAAAWARRDSQRLGHECRPMVTEFDLGYVITSTVSTEVRAMPGDLPTTVVDKETGEVTTWPRVPPETVEQLFRRSRPTGPPAPRTVDPASQVLREIHRLPTPTTAAHLTIEGRVFIAHGVKGDVQLNHHRLVRAYLDQLPAGHLVRGGDRHAELVVVSDVLHEYDHRRAADGLAPLTLDDARDLLASARFEVFRIREPGDPHGGPAERPCDSCIDMLVHFNLLPWSERGWTSPWYPEPAVDPEPGRFSPDVTNALVAACWRPHFGDEVVAASAVQDVRAVRSRTHEHAMFPAAMRTLTAFPSLVGARLGPGEQVWISRFDIRPRQVAHTADTLADFAAVIGARLFPIGTENQHSIIAVDEHGRIFALDQAGEWFLGADIDQALVTLLLGRAPARVRDDGSW, translated from the coding sequence GTGATTGACCGCGAGCAGGCTGAGCAGATCGCGGCGGCCTGGGCCCGCCGCGACTCCCAGCGTCTGGGTCACGAGTGCCGGCCCATGGTCACCGAATTCGACCTCGGATACGTCATCACCTCGACGGTGTCCACCGAGGTCAGAGCGATGCCCGGCGACCTGCCGACCACTGTGGTCGACAAGGAGACCGGCGAGGTGACCACCTGGCCCCGGGTTCCGCCGGAGACGGTGGAGCAGCTCTTTCGCCGCAGTCGACCCACCGGGCCACCGGCGCCCCGTACGGTCGATCCGGCCAGCCAGGTGCTGCGGGAGATCCATCGGCTGCCCACGCCGACGACGGCGGCACATCTGACCATCGAGGGCCGGGTCTTCATCGCCCACGGTGTCAAGGGCGATGTGCAGCTCAACCACCATCGGCTGGTCCGGGCCTACCTCGACCAGCTACCCGCGGGGCACCTGGTCCGCGGCGGCGACCGGCACGCCGAACTCGTCGTCGTCTCCGACGTCCTGCACGAGTACGACCACCGCCGCGCCGCGGACGGCCTCGCCCCGTTGACCCTGGATGACGCACGAGACCTGCTGGCTTCCGCCCGTTTCGAGGTCTTCCGCATCCGTGAGCCGGGCGACCCGCACGGCGGGCCCGCCGAACGCCCCTGCGACTCGTGTATCGACATGCTCGTCCACTTCAACCTCCTCCCCTGGTCCGAGCGAGGCTGGACGTCACCGTGGTACCCGGAGCCCGCAGTGGACCCGGAGCCCGGCCGTTTCTCGCCAGATGTGACCAACGCTCTTGTCGCCGCCTGCTGGCGCCCTCACTTCGGCGACGAGGTCGTGGCGGCATCAGCCGTCCAAGATGTCAGAGCAGTGCGTAGCCGGACCCATGAACACGCCATGTTCCCAGCCGCGATGCGGACCCTGACCGCATTTCCGAGTCTCGTCGGAGCTCGACTCGGGCCAGGGGAGCAAGTCTGGATCTCTCGTTTCGACATCCGACCTCGGCAGGTCGCGCACACCGCCGACACCCTCGCCGATTTCGCGGCGGTGATCGGGGCCCGGTTGTTCCCGATCGGTACGGAGAACCAGCACAGCATCATCGCGGTCGATGAGCACGGTCGGATCTTCGCCCTCGATCAGGCCGGCGAATGGTTCCTCGGCGCGGACATCGACCAGGCGCTCGTCACCCTGCTACTCGGTCGCGCCCCCGCCCGGGTACGCGACGACGGCAGTTGGTGA
- a CDS encoding aldehyde dehydrogenase family protein produces the protein MELTPFFVAGRPSHGTEEVTLHHPYDGRPVGRTTLATADQVEAAVAAAAEVAATAAALPAYARAAALDHVSRRLAERAGEIADLITAENGKPVKWARAEVGRAVSTFRWAAEEARRYTGELQRLDTDPAATGRIALVRRVPKGPVLGITPFNFPLNLVAHKVAPAIAVGAPIVVKPAPATPLTALLLGEILAETELPAGMFSVLPLPNERAADLVTDPRLPVVSFTGSGPVGATIRRSAPDKHVTLELGGNAAALICEDFAGDEDLTFAAQRIATFSNYQAGQSCIAVQRVYVHEWLYDGFLPRLVAAVRELRTGDPGDPLTDVGPLISVEAARRVEAWVEEAVAAGATIETGGQRDGATYPPTILSGVPDDAKVCAEEVFGPVLVVARVENDAAGFAAVNDSAYGLQAGVFTRRLDVAFAAARTLEVGGVIVGDVPSYRADQMPYGGVKGSGVGREGLRSAMDDYTDPRVTVLTGLAL, from the coding sequence GTGGAGCTCACACCGTTCTTCGTCGCCGGTCGACCCAGCCACGGCACTGAGGAGGTGACCCTCCACCACCCGTACGACGGGCGCCCGGTGGGGCGTACCACCCTCGCCACCGCCGACCAGGTCGAGGCGGCCGTGGCGGCGGCGGCCGAGGTGGCGGCGACGGCCGCCGCGCTGCCCGCGTACGCCCGGGCGGCGGCCCTGGACCACGTCTCACGCCGACTGGCCGAACGGGCCGGGGAGATCGCCGACCTGATCACCGCCGAGAACGGCAAGCCGGTCAAGTGGGCCCGGGCCGAGGTGGGTCGGGCGGTCTCCACCTTCCGCTGGGCGGCCGAGGAGGCCCGGCGCTACACCGGGGAACTGCAACGACTCGACACCGACCCGGCCGCCACCGGCCGCATCGCCCTGGTCCGGCGGGTGCCCAAGGGGCCGGTGCTGGGTATCACCCCGTTCAACTTCCCGCTGAACCTGGTGGCCCACAAGGTGGCTCCGGCCATCGCGGTCGGCGCACCCATCGTCGTCAAGCCGGCCCCGGCCACCCCGCTTACGGCGCTGCTGCTCGGCGAGATCCTGGCCGAGACCGAACTACCCGCCGGAATGTTCTCCGTGCTGCCGCTGCCCAACGAACGCGCCGCCGACCTGGTCACCGACCCTCGGCTGCCGGTCGTGTCGTTCACCGGCTCCGGGCCGGTCGGCGCCACCATCCGCCGGTCCGCACCAGACAAGCATGTGACATTGGAACTGGGCGGCAACGCGGCGGCGTTGATCTGCGAAGACTTCGCCGGCGACGAGGACCTGACCTTCGCGGCCCAGCGGATCGCCACCTTCTCCAACTACCAGGCCGGTCAGTCCTGCATCGCGGTGCAGCGGGTGTACGTGCACGAGTGGCTCTACGACGGCTTCCTGCCCCGCCTGGTGGCGGCCGTACGGGAGTTGCGCACCGGCGACCCCGGCGACCCGCTGACCGACGTCGGCCCGCTGATCTCCGTCGAGGCCGCCCGCCGAGTCGAGGCCTGGGTGGAGGAGGCCGTAGCGGCCGGGGCCACCATCGAAACGGGTGGCCAGCGGGACGGGGCGACCTACCCGCCCACCATCCTCAGTGGAGTGCCGGACGACGCGAAGGTGTGCGCCGAGGAGGTGTTCGGTCCGGTGCTCGTGGTGGCCCGGGTCGAGAACGACGCTGCCGGGTTCGCCGCCGTCAACGATTCGGCGTACGGCCTGCAGGCCGGGGTCTTCACCCGCCGCCTGGATGTCGCCTTCGCGGCGGCCCGCACCCTCGAGGTCGGCGGGGTGATCGTCGGAGACGTCCCCTCGTACCGCGCCGACCAGATGCCGTACGGGGGCGTGAAGGGCAGCGGCGTCGGTCGGGAGGGCCTGCGCAGCGCCATGGACGACTACACCGACCCCCGCGTCACCGTCCTCACCGGCCTGGCGCTGTAA
- a CDS encoding gamma-aminobutyraldehyde dehydrogenase codes for MSDQQKLRNFVNGEYVEPVDGGYADLIDPCTGEVFAQAPVSGAADVDAAMRAAATAFDSWRDSTPAERQKALLKLADAVEARAADLVDAEVRNTGKPRQLTADEELPPAVDEFRFFAGAARLLEGRSAGEYMAGHTSYVRREPIGVCAQVTPWNYPLMMAVWKIAPALAAGNTVVLKPSDTTPVSTLLLAEIAAEVLPPGVFNVVCGDRDTGRALVAHPTPQLVSITGSTRAGMEVAAAAAPDLKRTHLELGGKAPVVIFDDADIAAAAEAIAMGGYFNAGQDCTAATRVLTAPGVHEDFVAALTEQARNTRTGLPDEEDVLYGPLNNANQLARVRGFVDRLPDHANLQTGGSQVGERGFFYAPTVVSGLQQADEIIQQEVFGPVITVQRFSDEDEAVRWANGVDYGLSASVWTRDHGRAMRMTRRLDFGCVWVNTHIPFISEMPHGGFKHSGHGKDLSIYSLEDYTRIKHVMHNIEG; via the coding sequence ATGAGTGACCAGCAGAAGCTGCGCAACTTCGTCAACGGCGAGTACGTCGAGCCGGTCGACGGTGGCTATGCCGACCTGATCGACCCCTGCACCGGGGAGGTCTTCGCCCAGGCCCCGGTCTCCGGGGCCGCCGATGTCGACGCGGCGATGCGGGCCGCCGCCACCGCCTTCGACAGTTGGCGGGACAGCACTCCGGCGGAGCGGCAGAAGGCCCTGCTCAAGCTCGCCGACGCGGTAGAGGCCCGGGCCGCCGACCTGGTCGACGCCGAGGTCCGCAACACCGGCAAGCCCCGACAGCTCACCGCGGATGAGGAGTTGCCGCCCGCGGTGGACGAGTTCCGGTTCTTCGCCGGTGCCGCCCGGCTGCTGGAGGGCCGCTCGGCCGGTGAGTACATGGCCGGGCACACCTCCTACGTGCGGCGCGAGCCGATCGGGGTCTGCGCCCAGGTCACCCCCTGGAACTACCCGTTGATGATGGCGGTCTGGAAGATCGCGCCCGCGTTGGCGGCCGGGAACACCGTGGTGCTGAAGCCCTCGGACACCACCCCGGTGTCGACCCTGCTGCTGGCCGAGATCGCCGCCGAGGTCCTGCCGCCGGGGGTGTTCAACGTGGTCTGTGGTGACCGGGACACCGGCCGGGCCCTGGTCGCGCACCCCACCCCGCAACTGGTGTCGATCACCGGGTCCACCCGGGCCGGCATGGAGGTCGCCGCCGCCGCCGCGCCCGACCTCAAGCGCACCCACCTGGAACTGGGCGGCAAGGCCCCGGTGGTGATCTTCGACGACGCGGACATCGCGGCAGCGGCCGAGGCGATCGCGATGGGTGGCTACTTCAACGCCGGCCAGGACTGCACCGCCGCCACCCGGGTGCTGACCGCCCCCGGGGTCCACGAGGACTTCGTCGCCGCCCTCACCGAGCAGGCCCGCAACACCAGGACCGGCCTGCCGGACGAGGAGGACGTGCTCTACGGCCCGCTGAACAACGCCAACCAACTGGCCCGGGTACGCGGCTTCGTGGACCGGCTGCCGGACCACGCGAACCTGCAGACCGGCGGTTCCCAGGTGGGCGAGCGCGGCTTCTTCTACGCCCCCACGGTCGTCTCCGGCCTGCAGCAGGCCGACGAGATCATTCAGCAGGAGGTCTTCGGCCCGGTCATCACGGTGCAGCGGTTCTCCGACGAGGACGAGGCGGTGCGCTGGGCCAACGGGGTCGACTACGGCCTGTCCGCCTCGGTCTGGACCCGTGACCACGGCCGGGCGATGCGGATGACCCGCCGACTCGACTTCGGCTGTGTCTGGGTGAACACCCACATCCCGTTCATCTCCGAGATGCCGCACGGCGGGTTCAAGCACTCCGGGCACGGCAAGGATCTCTCGATCTACAGCCTGGAGGACTACACCCGGATCAAGCACGTCATGCACAACATCGAGGGCTAG
- the gabT gene encoding 4-aminobutyrate--2-oxoglutarate transaminase, with translation MTSSAELHKRRGSAVARGVGSVIASYVDTASGGTLTDVEGRQWIDFAAGIAVTNVGNSAPKVVEAVRAQVERFTHTCFMVAPYESYVAVCEQLNELTPGGFEKRSALFNSGAEAVENAVKIARHATGRPAVVVFDHAYHGRTNLTMALTAKNMPYKHRFGPFAGEIYRVPMSYPLRDGGLDGATAAARAIELVEKQVGAENVAALLIEPIQGEGGFVVPAAGFLPALREWATAAGVVFIADEIQTGFCRTGDWFACQHEGVEPDLITLAKGIAGGLPLAAVTGRAELMDAVHVGGLGGTYGGNPIACAAALASIDTMHELDLAGAARRIEAVLGARLRAIAERDPTIAEVRGRGAMLAVEIVQPGTLTPDPVATAAVSAACHAAGLLILTCGTYGNVLRFLPPLVISDEDLSRAMDILDAAFG, from the coding sequence ATGACCTCTTCAGCGGAGCTGCACAAGCGGCGGGGTTCGGCCGTCGCGCGAGGTGTCGGCAGCGTCATCGCCTCCTATGTCGACACCGCCTCCGGCGGCACCCTCACCGATGTCGAGGGCCGCCAGTGGATCGACTTCGCCGCCGGCATCGCGGTCACCAACGTGGGCAACAGCGCCCCCAAGGTGGTCGAGGCGGTGCGCGCCCAGGTCGAGCGCTTCACCCACACCTGCTTCATGGTCGCGCCGTACGAGTCGTACGTGGCGGTCTGCGAGCAGCTCAACGAGCTGACCCCGGGCGGCTTCGAGAAGCGTTCGGCGTTGTTCAACTCCGGTGCCGAGGCGGTGGAGAACGCCGTCAAGATCGCCCGCCACGCCACCGGTCGACCGGCGGTGGTGGTCTTCGACCACGCATACCACGGCCGGACCAACCTGACCATGGCGTTGACCGCGAAGAACATGCCGTACAAGCACCGGTTCGGGCCCTTCGCCGGGGAGATCTACCGGGTGCCGATGTCGTACCCCCTGCGCGACGGTGGCCTGGACGGCGCCACCGCCGCGGCCCGCGCGATCGAGTTGGTGGAGAAGCAGGTCGGCGCGGAGAACGTGGCCGCGCTGCTGATCGAGCCGATCCAGGGCGAGGGGGGTTTCGTCGTACCGGCGGCGGGTTTCCTACCGGCGTTGCGCGAGTGGGCGACGGCGGCCGGGGTGGTCTTCATCGCCGACGAGATCCAGACCGGCTTCTGCCGCACCGGCGACTGGTTCGCCTGCCAGCACGAAGGGGTCGAGCCGGATCTGATCACCCTGGCCAAGGGCATCGCCGGTGGGTTGCCGCTGGCCGCGGTGACCGGCCGGGCGGAGCTGATGGACGCGGTGCACGTCGGCGGGCTGGGCGGCACCTACGGGGGCAACCCGATCGCCTGCGCCGCCGCCCTGGCCTCGATCGACACCATGCACGAGCTGGACCTGGCGGGTGCGGCCCGGCGGATCGAGGCCGTACTGGGTGCCCGGCTGCGGGCGATCGCCGAACGGGATCCGACGATCGCCGAGGTACGCGGTCGCGGCGCGATGCTCGCCGTGGAGATCGTGCAGCCGGGCACCCTGACCCCCGACCCGGTCGCCACGGCAGCGGTCTCGGCGGCCTGCCACGCCGCCGGCCTGCTCATCCTGACCTGCGGCACCTACGGCAACGTGCTGCGTTTCCTGCCCCCGTTGGTCATCTCCGACGAGGACCTGTCCCGTGCCATGGACATCCTCGACGCCGCCTTCGGATGA
- a CDS encoding DUF559 domain-containing protein, giving the protein MRTLTARRLRTRLSREELRRVRRGVYAEQPVDDEDELRALLMCLPAGAMFARQTAARRHGFGVLRDDLVHVQVPPSVPKPRLPGLMVHHSVLPVQPVLVRGLPCVPAARCAVDLARTVPRFDALPVLDSALRSEAVTPDDLLAEVGAHRALRGVRQARELVPLADGRAECRQESQLRLVLLDGRLPPPEPQLWVPDRYGTLRYRLDLGYRERRVGIEYDGLSHLDRDALRYDRERVNWLDAQGWRMRYFTDRDLYRRPAHIIATIRAALS; this is encoded by the coding sequence ATGCGTACCCTGACCGCCCGTCGGCTGCGCACCCGGCTCAGTCGGGAGGAGTTGCGTCGGGTGCGCCGGGGTGTCTACGCCGAACAGCCTGTCGATGACGAGGACGAACTACGGGCTCTCCTGATGTGTCTGCCGGCGGGCGCCATGTTCGCCAGGCAGACGGCGGCGCGGCGGCACGGGTTCGGGGTACTGCGCGACGATCTCGTGCATGTCCAGGTGCCGCCCAGCGTGCCGAAACCCCGGCTGCCCGGGCTGATGGTGCACCACAGCGTGTTACCGGTGCAGCCGGTGCTGGTACGCGGGCTGCCGTGCGTGCCTGCGGCACGTTGCGCGGTCGACCTGGCGCGTACGGTGCCTCGGTTCGATGCACTTCCCGTGCTGGACTCGGCGCTGCGATCCGAGGCGGTGACCCCGGACGATCTGCTCGCCGAGGTGGGCGCACATCGGGCGCTACGCGGCGTACGCCAAGCGCGAGAGCTGGTGCCGCTGGCCGACGGTCGGGCGGAATGCCGCCAGGAGAGCCAACTACGGTTGGTGCTGTTGGACGGGCGACTGCCGCCACCCGAGCCGCAACTGTGGGTCCCGGACCGCTACGGCACCCTGCGGTACCGCCTCGACCTGGGCTACCGGGAGCGCAGGGTCGGCATCGAGTACGACGGCCTCTCCCACCTGGACCGGGATGCCCTGAGGTACGATCGGGAGCGGGTCAACTGGCTAGACGCGCAGGGCTGGCGGATGCGCTACTTCACCGACCGCGACCTGTACCGCCGCCCCGCCCACATCATCGCCACCATCCGAGCAGCCCTCTCCTAA